In Sorghum bicolor cultivar BTx623 chromosome 8, Sorghum_bicolor_NCBIv3, whole genome shotgun sequence, one genomic interval encodes:
- the LOC8067246 gene encoding putative glutaredoxin-C14, translating to MERVMQLASERAVVVFTLSSCCMCHSVTQLLVADMSVNALVHELDRDPRGKDMERALLKMLGGGRGSAAVPAVFIGGKLVGGTNSVMSLHLAGELVPMLMNAGALWV from the coding sequence ATGGAGCGTGTGATGCAGCTGGCGTCGGAGCGTGCGGTGGTGGTGTTCACGCTGAGCAGCTGCTGCATGTGCCACTCGGTGACGCAGCTTTTGGTGGCGGACATGAGCGTGAACGCGCTGGTGCACGAGCTAGACAGAGACCCTAGGGGCAAGGACATGGAGCGCGCCCTGCTCAAGATGCTCGGCGGCGGCAGGGGCTCCGCCGCCGTCCCCGCCGTCTTCATCGGCGGCAAGCTCGTCGGCGGCACCAACAGCGTCATGTcgctccacctcgccggcgagctcgtgcCCATGCTCATGAACGCCGGCGCGCTCTGGGTCTAG